Below is a genomic region from Hylemonella gracilis.
GATGGTGACCGCGCCCAGGCCCAGTTCGGCCGCCGTGGGCACCTCGGGCAGCAAGGGGCTGCGCTCGGGCAACAGGGTCACCAGGGGGCGAATCTTCTTGTCCTTGGCGAAACCCGGCACCAGCGTGCCGGTGGAGAACATCATCTCGATCTGTCCGCCCACCAGGTCCGTCATGGCCTGGGCGTCGCCCTTGTAGCGCACGTTCACCACCTTGATGCCGCGTGTGGCCAGCAGTTGCAGCATGGCCAGTTCCGAGGCGCTGTTGCTGGAGCCGGAGTTGTACTTGCCGGGATTGGCCGCCACATGGTCGAGGAATTCCTTCAGGCTACCCGAGGGCAGCGCGGGCGACACCGCCAGGAACATGGAAAACTCGCCAGCCGTGGTCAGCGGCGTGAAGGCCGTGAAGGGGTCATAGGGCGGATTGGGCCGCAGTGCCGGCACGGCCACCATCGCCGTGTTGGAGCCCAGCATGAAGGTGTAGCCGTCGGGCGCGGCCCGCATCACCTCCTGCGCGGCGATGATGCCCTCGGCGCCAGGCTTGTTGTCCACCACCACCGCCTGCCCAGCCTGGGCCGCGAGGCCCTTGGCAATGACGCGCGCAATCGTGTCGGCCCCACCGCCCGCCGAGAAAGGAACGACCAGGCGGATGGGTTTGTCGGGATAGGTCTGCGCTGAGGCGGGCGCGGCCAGGGCCAGCGCGGCCACCAGCACGGCGATGGCTCCGGCCAGCGCAGCCAGGCCGCGACGACGCGCGAGGAAAGTTGTTCTGTTCACGGTTTGTCTCCTTGTTCTCATCACCGAATCACGGAAGCGCTCACTTGACCAAGACGGCACCTCGGGCTGGCGCGCTGACGTTGTCGCGGTAGATCTGCAGCCAGCCGCGGTCAAACTGCGGCGGCGCAGGTGTCCAGGCCGCGCGGCGGCGCTGCATCTCGGCCTCGTCCACCAGCAGGTCGCAGCGGCGGCTGTCCAGGTCGATGGCGATCACGTCACCATCGCGCACCAGCGCCAGCGGTCCGCCCAGCGCGGCTTCGGGCGCCACCTCGGCCACGACCAGGCCCTTGCAGACCAGTCCCGACAGGTGGCCATCGGTCAGCAACGCCACCTGATCGCCCAGCCCGGCACCGTCGATGGCGAAGACCACGCGTGAGGCGCCGCCGCCCATGGCCGGGCCGCCACGCGTGCCGGCGCCGCGCATGACGACCACCTGGCCAGGCCGGATCTCACCCGCGTTGAGGGCCGCGATGGCGGCGTCGCTGGTGTCGAAGCAGAGAGCCGGGCCTTCGAAACGTCGCTGCTTGCGCTCCAGAATGCCCGTCTTGACGATGCCCGTGTCGGGGCACAGGGAACCACGCAGCACCACGATGGCCGGGCGCGTGGCCACGGGTCGGTCCAGCGGCCGGATGATCTCCGGGTCGCGCACCGACACCGCTTCCAGCTCAGTCGCCAATGTGCGGCCAGTCACGGTGCGCACCTGCAAGTCCAATTGAGGGGCCAGTTGCTTGAGCACGGCCTGGCAGCCGCCGGCCGCCTCGAACTGCTCGATGCTGTGCGTGCCCACCGGGCGCACGCCGGCCAGCACCGGCACTTCGGCGCCCAGTTGCTCGAACAGGCGGTACACGTCCAGGTTCAGCCCCGCTTCAGTGGCCACGGCTTGCAGGTGCTTGACGCAGTTCACCGAGCCGCCCACGGCCAGCACGGCGCGCACCGCATTGGCGAAGGCGCCCGGCGTCAGGATGGCGCGCGGCCGCAGGTCGTCCCAGACCATTTGCACGATGCGCGCGCCCGCGCGCCGCACGTCGGCCATCATACGTTCGCTCATGGCGGCCACGGGCGCGCTACCCGGCAGCGCCATGCCCAGGGCCTCGCAGACGATGTGCATGGAGTTGGCCGTGCCCATGCCCGAGCAGACACCCGGCGAACGGATGGCCTCGCGGCTCATGCCCACCAGCGTGTCGCGGTCCAGCGCGCCGGAGACCACGTGCATGGCGCCGATGAAGACCTCCTCGATGTCGCAGTGGTGTCCCTGGTAGCTGCCGCTGGCCTGGTAACCGCAGGGCACCAGCAGCGCGGGAATGTCCAGCCGCGCCGCGGCCATCAGCTGGCCGGGCACGGTCTTGTCGCAAGAGGTGAGGCAGACCATGCCGTCGAGCTGCGCGCCCTCCACCGCCACCTCTATGTCATTGGTGATCAGGTCGCGCGCCGCCAGCATGTAGGCGCCACGCGCGCCGGCACCGGTGATGAAATCGCTGGGCGCGGCCGTGCGGATCTCGAAGGGCACGGCACCCGCCGCACGGATGGCGGTCTTGAGCTCTGCCGCCACCCGATCCAGATGGCTGAAACAGCTGGCCAGCTCGCTGCTGGAATTGACGATGGCGATCTTGGGCTTCTCGCAATCCTCCTCGGGGATGCCCAGCGCGCGCCACTGCGCGTTGCGCACCGACCAGAGGTAGGAACCGCGAGGAAAGTTGCTGCGCAGTGCGCGCGTGGGCGGGGTGGCGGAGGGGGGGCTCATCAAGGTCTCCTTGGGCACGGGGCGTTCATGGGCGGATGGGGCTTGGCGGCGAACCGGGGTTCGGTTCAGGCAGCATGCGCGGACACGGTGGCTCCGGCCTCGACCGCCGCGTTCGGCCGCAGGTACACGCCCTGCGCCAGCAGGCCCCGCTGCAGCCGAGTGATGTCCACCGCGCGGGGTCGCACGCCCCCGGCCACGGCCAGCGCCGCCGCCACGCCCGCGGCCTGGCCAGTCAGCCAGCACTGCGGGATCTCGCGCATGAAACCATGCGAGTTGCGGTCGCAGGAGATGTGGCGCCCGCAGGCCAACAGGCCATCGAGGGCTTGCGGCACCAGCGCGCCATAGGGCACCGAGATGTTGGGAAACTTGGGCGACACAGCGGGCGAGACGGCGACTTCGTCGGGCAGCGCCCGGCCCTCGGGCCAGCGGTGGCGCCAGACCCCGTCCACGCCGACCAGCCGGCGCGCGTGACGCACGCCGATCTGGGGCGCGCTCTGCAGCAGGTAGGCCTCCTCGAAGCCGGGCGCATGGGCCTTGAAGTAGTCCAGGTGCGCGGCCATGGCCCGGTGCGAACGCACCTCCACGGCCGTCAGGTCGTCCACGTCCAAGGCCGAGTAACCCGACTGGCGTGGTCCCATGAACAGCGCGATGTCGTTGCGCCAGGAGACGAAGGGCCGCTCGAACAGCTTGAGCTCCTCACGGCCTTGCGCCATGAAGGCGGCATGCGCCTCGGGCTGCCCCGTCTTGAAGTCGATCCAGCGGTTCATGTCCACGCCACCGAACAGCCAGGAGGTGTTCATGCAATGGTGCACGTCGGCCTCTTCGATGTCGTTGACGAAGGCAGCGCCAGCGCGGGCGAACAGGTCACCATCGCCGGTCGCGTCCACCACCACGT
It encodes:
- a CDS encoding Bug family tripartite tricarboxylate transporter substrate binding protein, which codes for MNRTTFLARRRGLAALAGAIAVLVAALALAAPASAQTYPDKPIRLVVPFSAGGGADTIARVIAKGLAAQAGQAVVVDNKPGAEGIIAAQEVMRAAPDGYTFMLGSNTAMVAVPALRPNPPYDPFTAFTPLTTAGEFSMFLAVSPALPSGSLKEFLDHVAANPGKYNSGSSNSASELAMLQLLATRGIKVVNVRYKGDAQAMTDLVGGQIEMMFSTGTLVPGFAKDKKIRPLVTLLPERSPLLPEVPTAAELGLGAVTIAPWAGFFGPAKMQPAIAERLSRMLRDVLSRADVREQLVAQGFSGYGMTPAQFAAFHRKQWDAFTTTVRENNVKFE
- a CDS encoding dihydroxy-acid dehydratase translates to MSPPSATPPTRALRSNFPRGSYLWSVRNAQWRALGIPEEDCEKPKIAIVNSSSELASCFSHLDRVAAELKTAIRAAGAVPFEIRTAAPSDFITGAGARGAYMLAARDLITNDIEVAVEGAQLDGMVCLTSCDKTVPGQLMAAARLDIPALLVPCGYQASGSYQGHHCDIEEVFIGAMHVVSGALDRDTLVGMSREAIRSPGVCSGMGTANSMHIVCEALGMALPGSAPVAAMSERMMADVRRAGARIVQMVWDDLRPRAILTPGAFANAVRAVLAVGGSVNCVKHLQAVATEAGLNLDVYRLFEQLGAEVPVLAGVRPVGTHSIEQFEAAGGCQAVLKQLAPQLDLQVRTVTGRTLATELEAVSVRDPEIIRPLDRPVATRPAIVVLRGSLCPDTGIVKTGILERKQRRFEGPALCFDTSDAAIAALNAGEIRPGQVVVMRGAGTRGGPAMGGGASRVVFAIDGAGLGDQVALLTDGHLSGLVCKGLVVAEVAPEAALGGPLALVRDGDVIAIDLDSRRCDLLVDEAEMQRRRAAWTPAPPQFDRGWLQIYRDNVSAPARGAVLVK
- a CDS encoding FAD-dependent oxidoreductase produces the protein MKVQTLTRTDERILSSDVFARDQRQTRPDHGAWDEPGKRIPVYHRCGVLVVGGGPSGTAAAAAAAAAGADVALLERYNHLGGLSTGGLVIWIDRMTDWEGQLVVRGFAEELFDRLPPEAIAGPAREDWGSQDAGKSGYWSQRTAAYHGVVTWSPTIDPERLKLLSQEIVIERGVKLIYHSWAAIPIVEGGKVKGVVFESKEGRMAIMADVVVDATGDGDLFARAGAAFVNDIEEADVHHCMNTSWLFGGVDMNRWIDFKTGQPEAHAAFMAQGREELKLFERPFVSWRNDIALFMGPRQSGYSALDVDDLTAVEVRSHRAMAAHLDYFKAHAPGFEEAYLLQSAPQIGVRHARRLVGVDGVWRHRWPEGRALPDEVAVSPAVSPKFPNISVPYGALVPQALDGLLACGRHISCDRNSHGFMREIPQCWLTGQAAGVAAALAVAGGVRPRAVDITRLQRGLLAQGVYLRPNAAVEAGATVSAHAA